The Streptomyces sp. NBC_01197 genome window below encodes:
- a CDS encoding thiamine pyrophosphate-requiring protein, which translates to MKVSDYILQRLREWDVDHVFSYAGDGINGLLAAWGRADNKPKFVQARHEEMAAFEAVGYAKFSGKVGVCAATSGPGAVHLLNGLYDAKLDHVPMVAIVGQTNRTAMGGSYQQEVDLLSLYKDVASDFCEMVTVPEQLPNVIDRAMRTAYARRSVTAIIIPADVQELDYTPPAHAFKMVPSSLGMAQYAPVPAAAEITKAAEVLNAGEKVAILIGQGARGARAEVEELADVLGAGVAKALLGKDALPDDLPYVTGAIGLLGTRPSYELMQDCDTLLVVGSSFPYTQFMPELDQARAVQIDIDPHMIGMRYPFEVNLVGDAKETLKALLPQLKRKKHGAWRKKIEKDTARWWEVMERRAAVEADPVNPEYVVHALDALLPNDVILAADSGSAANWYARHLRMRGTMRGSLSGTLATMGPGVPYVIGAKFAHPGRPALAIVGDGAMQMNGMAELITAAKYWQEWEDPRLIVAVLNNQDLNQVTWEMRAMSGAPQFLPSQAIPDVPYADFARSIGLDGVRVEKPGEVESAWHRALGADRPFVIDFRTDPAVPPIPPHASLDQIEAAAAAIAKGDSDRAGMIRQGFKAKVQEMLPGGHRHGDAPESRGGADS; encoded by the coding sequence ATCAAGGTGTCCGACTACATTCTCCAGCGACTGCGCGAGTGGGATGTCGACCATGTCTTCTCCTACGCCGGTGACGGCATCAACGGCCTCCTGGCCGCCTGGGGGCGCGCGGACAACAAGCCGAAGTTCGTCCAGGCGCGCCATGAGGAGATGGCGGCCTTCGAGGCGGTGGGTTACGCCAAGTTCTCCGGCAAGGTCGGTGTGTGCGCCGCGACGTCCGGCCCGGGAGCGGTCCATCTGCTGAACGGTCTGTACGACGCGAAGCTCGACCACGTCCCGATGGTCGCGATCGTCGGACAGACCAACCGCACCGCCATGGGTGGCTCCTACCAGCAGGAGGTCGACCTGCTGAGCCTCTACAAGGACGTCGCCTCCGACTTCTGCGAAATGGTGACGGTCCCCGAGCAGCTCCCCAATGTCATCGACCGGGCCATGCGCACCGCCTACGCCCGCCGGTCGGTGACCGCGATCATCATTCCGGCCGATGTGCAGGAGCTGGACTACACGCCTCCGGCCCACGCCTTCAAGATGGTGCCCTCCAGCCTGGGCATGGCCCAGTACGCTCCGGTGCCCGCCGCAGCCGAGATCACCAAAGCGGCCGAGGTACTGAACGCGGGAGAGAAGGTCGCGATCCTGATCGGCCAGGGGGCCCGCGGTGCCCGCGCCGAGGTCGAGGAACTGGCCGATGTGCTGGGCGCCGGGGTCGCCAAGGCGCTGCTGGGGAAGGACGCGCTGCCCGACGATCTGCCGTATGTGACCGGGGCGATCGGCCTGCTGGGCACCCGTCCGTCGTACGAACTGATGCAGGACTGCGACACGCTGCTCGTCGTCGGCTCCAGCTTCCCGTACACCCAGTTCATGCCCGAGCTCGACCAGGCGCGCGCGGTGCAGATCGATATCGACCCCCACATGATCGGGATGCGGTACCCGTTCGAGGTCAACCTGGTGGGCGACGCCAAGGAGACGCTCAAGGCGCTGTTGCCGCAGCTGAAGCGGAAGAAGCACGGGGCCTGGCGCAAGAAGATCGAGAAGGACACGGCGCGCTGGTGGGAGGTTATGGAACGGCGGGCCGCCGTGGAGGCCGACCCCGTCAATCCGGAGTACGTGGTGCACGCGCTCGACGCACTGCTGCCGAACGACGTGATCCTCGCCGCCGACTCCGGCTCAGCCGCGAACTGGTACGCCCGGCACCTGCGGATGCGTGGGACGATGCGCGGCTCTCTGTCCGGGACCCTCGCCACCATGGGGCCCGGTGTGCCCTATGTGATCGGCGCCAAGTTCGCCCACCCGGGCCGGCCTGCCCTCGCGATCGTGGGTGACGGTGCGATGCAGATGAACGGGATGGCCGAGCTCATCACCGCTGCCAAGTACTGGCAGGAGTGGGAGGATCCCCGGCTGATCGTGGCCGTACTCAACAACCAGGACCTCAACCAGGTCACCTGGGAGATGCGCGCGATGTCGGGGGCCCCGCAGTTCCTTCCCTCACAGGCGATCCCGGATGTGCCCTACGCGGACTTCGCTCGGTCCATCGGCCTCGACGGGGTACGGGTGGAGAAGCCGGGAGAGGTGGAATCCGCCTGGCACCGGGCTCTGGGCGCCGACCGCCCCTTCGTCATCGACTTCCGCACCGACCCCGCCGTACCGCCCATTCCGCCGCACGCCAGCCTGGACCAGATCGAGGCCGCGGCCGCCGCCATCGCCAAGGGCGACAGTGACCGGGCGGGCATGATCCGGCAGGGCTTCAAGGCCAAGGTGCAGGAAATGCTGCCCGGCGGCCACCGGCACGGCGACGCTCCGGAGTCCCGGGGAGGGGCTGACAGTTGA
- a CDS encoding SDR family oxidoreductase, protein MPQTVVITGASAGVGRATAELFGRRGANVVLLARGEAGLKGAAHDVEEAGGTALAIPTDTADYTAVEAAAEQAEQTFGPIDVWINVGFTSVFAPFAEIGADEFRRVTEVSYLGFVHGTMAALARMKPRDRGTVVQVGSALGSRSIPLQSAYCGAKHAINGFTESVRCELIHDHSNVHITIAQLPAVNTPQFSWVLSRLPRHPQPVPPIYQPEVAARAIVFAADHPRRKQYWVAGSTAATILAQKFAAPLLDRYLGRTGYDSQQTAERVPERPGNLWEPMDKSGAKDYGAHGSFDNNAHTRSVQVWASQHARLVSAVSAAIALGVGRALIGRARK, encoded by the coding sequence ATGCCGCAGACCGTAGTGATCACCGGAGCGAGCGCAGGCGTCGGGCGGGCCACCGCCGAGCTCTTCGGCCGGCGCGGGGCGAACGTCGTCCTCCTCGCGCGCGGTGAGGCGGGGCTCAAAGGCGCGGCCCACGATGTCGAGGAGGCCGGTGGTACAGCCCTGGCGATCCCCACCGACACCGCGGACTACACAGCCGTCGAGGCCGCGGCCGAGCAGGCCGAGCAGACCTTCGGACCCATTGACGTATGGATCAACGTGGGCTTCACCTCGGTGTTCGCCCCGTTCGCCGAGATCGGGGCGGATGAGTTCCGCCGCGTGACCGAGGTGTCCTACCTGGGCTTCGTACACGGAACCATGGCCGCCCTGGCCCGCATGAAACCGCGCGACCGCGGCACCGTCGTACAGGTCGGCTCCGCGCTCGGATCGAGGAGCATCCCCCTGCAGTCCGCGTACTGCGGCGCCAAACACGCCATCAACGGGTTCACGGAATCAGTACGCTGCGAACTCATCCACGACCACAGCAATGTACACATCACCATCGCGCAGCTGCCCGCGGTCAACACCCCGCAGTTCTCCTGGGTGCTGTCCCGGCTGCCGCGCCACCCGCAGCCGGTGCCCCCGATCTATCAGCCCGAAGTCGCGGCCCGCGCCATCGTGTTCGCAGCGGACCATCCCCGGCGCAAGCAGTACTGGGTGGCCGGGAGCACGGCCGCCACGATTCTCGCGCAGAAGTTCGCTGCGCCCCTGCTGGACCGCTATCTGGGCCGCACGGGCTACGACTCCCAGCAGACGGCCGAGCGTGTGCCGGAGCGCCCCGGCAACCTCTGGGAGCCCATGGACAAGTCCGGAGCCAAGGACTACGGGGCGCACGGATCCTTCGACAACAACGCGCACACACGGAGCGTGCAGGTCTGGGCCTCCCAGCACGCCCGGCTGGTGTCAGCGGTGAGTGCGGCTATCGCCCTCGGGGTGGGCAGAGCGCTCATCGGACGGGCACGGAAGTGA
- a CDS encoding MFS transporter, with amino-acid sequence MTSVHGEQGEPPPQGGTPEAPDPRRWTALGVCLIAGFMTLLDVSIVNVALPSIREGLHTPESDLQWVLSGYALAFGLFLIPAGRLGDARGRRAVFMVGLALFTLASAACGAAQSSTWLVIARLVQGVAGGLISPQISALIQQMFRGGERGRAFGMFGTVVGISTAVGPLLGGLLIQAAGPEEGWRWVFYVNLPLGAVCLPLARRLLPDTPTAGHVRLRDLDPLGVFLLGAGVLALLLPFVQAQQWHGGLKWLLLPVALLLLGGFTWWESRCSAGGVQPVLNMALFRVRSYWLGCLLILLYFAGFTSIFFISTLYLQSGLHYSALLAGLSITPFALGSGATAALGGRLVGRFGRPLIAIGLTMVAVGLGGTALAVHMVPGRGAGWAMAAPLLLAGLGSGLVIAPNQTLTLSEVPVAMGGSAGGTLQTGQRVGSAVGIAAVGSVFFAQVADGWPTAYDHGLIVSVAFVVAALIAALADIGTNRLSREG; translated from the coding sequence GTGACGTCGGTCCACGGAGAACAGGGAGAACCGCCGCCGCAGGGCGGCACACCCGAAGCCCCGGACCCGCGGCGCTGGACCGCGCTCGGGGTGTGCCTGATCGCCGGCTTCATGACGCTCCTGGACGTATCCATCGTCAACGTGGCGCTGCCCTCGATCCGCGAAGGACTGCACACCCCGGAATCCGATCTGCAGTGGGTCCTGTCCGGGTACGCGCTCGCTTTCGGTCTGTTCCTCATCCCGGCGGGCCGGCTGGGGGACGCGCGAGGCCGCCGCGCGGTGTTCATGGTGGGCCTTGCTCTCTTCACCCTCGCGTCGGCGGCCTGTGGCGCGGCCCAGTCGAGTACGTGGCTGGTGATCGCACGGCTGGTGCAGGGCGTGGCGGGCGGCCTGATCTCGCCGCAGATCTCCGCACTGATCCAGCAGATGTTCCGCGGCGGCGAGCGCGGCAGGGCCTTCGGGATGTTCGGCACCGTGGTGGGCATCTCGACGGCCGTGGGACCGCTCCTTGGCGGCCTGCTGATCCAGGCGGCCGGCCCGGAGGAGGGCTGGCGATGGGTCTTCTACGTGAACCTTCCGCTGGGCGCCGTCTGCCTCCCGCTGGCCCGGCGGCTCCTGCCCGACACCCCGACCGCCGGCCATGTGCGACTGCGCGACCTCGACCCCCTCGGTGTCTTCCTGCTCGGCGCCGGTGTGCTGGCGCTGCTCCTGCCCTTCGTTCAGGCCCAGCAGTGGCACGGCGGGCTGAAGTGGCTGCTGCTGCCGGTCGCACTGCTGCTGCTCGGCGGTTTCACCTGGTGGGAGTCCCGCTGCTCAGCGGGTGGCGTCCAGCCCGTACTGAACATGGCGCTTTTCCGTGTGCGTTCGTACTGGCTGGGATGTCTGCTGATCCTGCTGTACTTCGCCGGTTTCACCTCCATCTTCTTCATCAGCACGCTGTATCTGCAGAGCGGGCTGCACTACAGCGCACTGCTCGCCGGGCTGTCCATCACCCCCTTCGCGCTCGGCTCGGGTGCCACCGCTGCCCTGGGAGGCCGGCTGGTGGGCCGGTTCGGCCGGCCGCTCATCGCCATCGGGCTGACCATGGTGGCGGTGGGGCTGGGCGGCACGGCCCTGGCGGTGCACATGGTGCCGGGCCGCGGGGCGGGCTGGGCGATGGCGGCGCCGCTGCTGCTGGCGGGGCTCGGGAGCGGTCTGGTGATCGCCCCGAACCAGACCCTGACGCTGTCGGAGGTTCCGGTGGCGATGGGGGGCAGCGCGGGGGGCACACTCCAGACCGGCCAGCGGGTGGGCTCGGCGGTCGGCATCGCCGCTGTGGGCTCGGTGTTCTTCGCCCAGGTGGCCGACGGGTGGCCGACCGCGTACGACCACGGCCTCATCGTGTCGGTCGCGTTCGTGGTCGCCGCGCTGATCGCGGCCCTGGCGGACATCGGCACGAACCGCCTCAGCCGGGAGGGCTGA
- a CDS encoding enolase C-terminal domain-like protein — protein MAGVEVAAYTVPTDVPEADGTLAWESTTLVLVQVHCGDAVGLGYTYGAPATANVIRDHLTSVVTGRSVWDTPGANEAMTRALRNAGRPGVAAGAVSAVDIALWDLKARLLGLPLVRLLGASRTEVPVYGSGGFTTYDEGQQDRQLRTWVAEQGIPRVKIKIGESWGQAEKRDRERVARARRSIGDDAQLFVDANGAYTVKQAVRLARHLDDNGVSWFEEPVSSDDLRGLARIRDAVTTEVTAGEYGYTLSYFRHMLDAGAVDCLQADVTRCGGITVWLRVAALAEAAGLQISGHCAPHMHAHVAASVPNLRHLEWFHDHVRIERMLFDGVLDPDGGALRPGLSGAAGLGLTLRHEAAEPYRIA, from the coding sequence GTGGCGGGCGTCGAGGTCGCCGCGTACACGGTGCCGACCGACGTACCGGAGGCGGACGGCACGCTGGCCTGGGAGTCGACCACCCTGGTTCTCGTGCAGGTGCACTGCGGCGACGCCGTGGGGCTCGGCTACACCTACGGTGCGCCGGCCACCGCCAACGTCATCAGGGACCACCTCACGTCCGTGGTGACCGGCCGGTCCGTCTGGGACACACCCGGTGCCAACGAGGCCATGACCCGGGCCCTGCGCAACGCCGGGCGCCCGGGTGTGGCCGCCGGGGCCGTCTCCGCCGTCGACATCGCGCTGTGGGACCTCAAGGCCCGCCTGCTCGGCCTCCCCCTTGTCCGGCTGCTCGGTGCGAGCCGGACCGAGGTGCCCGTTTACGGCAGCGGGGGCTTCACCACGTACGACGAAGGGCAGCAGGACCGCCAGCTGCGTACCTGGGTGGCGGAGCAGGGCATCCCACGGGTCAAGATCAAAATCGGTGAGTCCTGGGGGCAGGCGGAGAAGCGGGACCGCGAACGCGTCGCACGGGCCCGGCGGAGCATCGGTGACGACGCTCAGCTGTTCGTCGACGCCAACGGCGCGTACACGGTCAAACAGGCTGTCCGGCTCGCCCGGCACCTCGATGACAACGGCGTCTCCTGGTTCGAGGAGCCCGTGTCGTCCGATGACCTCCGGGGTCTGGCGCGCATCCGGGACGCGGTCACGACGGAGGTCACCGCCGGCGAGTACGGCTACACGCTGTCCTACTTCCGGCACATGCTCGACGCGGGCGCCGTGGACTGCCTGCAGGCCGACGTCACCCGATGCGGCGGCATCACCGTATGGCTGCGCGTCGCGGCGCTCGCCGAGGCCGCCGGACTCCAGATCTCCGGGCACTGCGCCCCGCACATGCATGCCCACGTGGCGGCGTCCGTGCCGAACCTCCGTCATCTCGAATGGTTCCACGACCACGTACGCATCGAGCGGATGCTGTTCGACGGCGTACTCGACCCGGACGGCGGGGCGCTCCGGCCCGGCCTGTCCGGAGCGGCCGGGCTCGGCCTGACACTCCGCCACGAAGCAGCCGAGCCCTACCGCATCGCCTGA
- a CDS encoding FAD-binding and (Fe-S)-binding domain-containing protein: MQPEPAQDAATGAGATAAFDTAGLEKALLSRVRGEVRFDPGSRGAYSTDGSNYRQVPTGVVVPHDVEAGAEAVRVCAEFGAPVLSRGGGTSLGGQCTNTAVVIDWTKYCHHLVSVDPEARTCVVEPGIVLDELNRQLAGHGLKFGPKPATHSHCTLGGMIGNNSCGASAQAYGKTVDNVRRLEILTYDGLRCWVGPTTDAEFDDIVAGGGRRAELYRGLRQISERCLADIRRGYPDIPRRVSGYNLDSLLPEKHFDVAGALVGSEGTLVTVLSAELDLVPVPAYEAMAVLGYSDICAAADDVPRVLEHSDPELLEALDGRMAQLMREEHSHLDSLARFPEGESWLLVQFSAESREEADSKVRDMLRALGRDEHDPSVAVSDDPGREQKMLQAREAGLGVTARPPDDRETWEGWEDSAVPPERLGDYLRDLKKLFDEFDYDHPSLYGHFGHGCVHTRIPFGLKTADGVAAFREFLMRAADLVSSYGGSLSGEHGDGQARGELLTRMFGDRLVAAFGEVKALFDPGNRMNPGKVVDPYRVDENLRLGPLWRPRDDDTEFGYPEDDHSFTRAVMRCVGIGNCRSHQGGVMCPSYRATGEEEHSTRGRSRLLFEMLGGHADSPVTDGWRSAEVRDALDLCLACKGCKSDCPTGVDMATYKAEFLSHHYEGRLRPAAHYSMGWLPLWARLARVAPGLANAVLHAPGLARIGKRLAGVAAEREAPLFAGESFAEWWVRRGTPEPDPFDPRTVVLWPDTFSNHFHPGVAKSAVRVLEDAGFKVAVPPGTVCCGLTWISTGQLATAKQVLNRTLDVLRPWIEAGTPVVGLEPSCTAVFRSDAPELMPDDQDVQRLAQQFRTFSELLVNDAPDGWQPPSLSRTAMVQTHCHQHAVMKYDADRELMKRAGIDADVLDEGCCGLAGNFGFERGHHDVSMKVGEQGVLPAVREASPSALVLADGFSCRTQIEQGDTGRRAMHLAEALALGLDPHAPADHPEKLTERPGASPNGARLTTATALAAGAAGAAIGVWAWRRR, from the coding sequence ATGCAGCCGGAGCCGGCGCAGGACGCCGCCACAGGGGCGGGCGCGACAGCGGCCTTCGACACAGCCGGGCTTGAGAAGGCGCTGCTGTCCAGGGTGCGGGGCGAGGTGCGGTTCGACCCGGGGAGCCGGGGTGCCTACTCCACGGACGGGTCGAACTACCGGCAGGTGCCGACGGGTGTGGTCGTGCCCCACGATGTGGAGGCGGGCGCCGAGGCGGTGCGAGTGTGCGCCGAGTTCGGCGCGCCGGTGCTGTCCCGGGGCGGCGGCACCAGTCTGGGCGGCCAGTGCACCAATACGGCGGTCGTCATCGACTGGACGAAGTACTGCCACCACCTGGTGTCGGTCGATCCGGAAGCCAGGACCTGTGTCGTGGAGCCGGGGATCGTACTCGACGAGCTCAACCGGCAACTGGCCGGTCATGGGCTGAAGTTCGGGCCGAAGCCCGCGACTCACAGTCACTGCACGCTGGGCGGGATGATCGGGAACAACTCCTGCGGCGCGTCGGCCCAGGCGTACGGGAAGACCGTGGACAACGTACGGCGCCTGGAGATCCTGACCTACGACGGGCTGCGCTGCTGGGTCGGCCCCACCACTGACGCGGAGTTCGATGACATCGTCGCCGGGGGCGGCCGCCGGGCCGAGCTGTACCGGGGCCTGCGGCAGATCAGTGAGCGCTGCCTCGCGGACATCCGGCGCGGATACCCGGACATCCCCCGCCGGGTGTCCGGCTACAACCTCGACTCGCTGCTGCCCGAGAAGCACTTCGATGTGGCCGGGGCCCTGGTGGGCAGCGAGGGCACTCTCGTCACGGTGCTGTCGGCCGAGCTCGACCTGGTGCCGGTACCGGCTTACGAGGCGATGGCGGTGCTCGGGTACAGCGACATCTGCGCCGCGGCCGATGACGTACCGCGGGTGCTGGAGCACAGCGATCCGGAGCTCCTGGAGGCGCTGGACGGACGCATGGCCCAGCTGATGCGGGAGGAGCACTCCCATCTGGACTCACTGGCCCGGTTCCCCGAGGGGGAGAGCTGGCTGCTGGTGCAGTTCAGCGCGGAAAGCCGCGAGGAGGCCGACTCCAAGGTTCGCGACATGCTGCGGGCGCTGGGGCGGGACGAGCACGATCCTTCGGTCGCCGTCTCCGACGATCCGGGGCGCGAGCAGAAAATGCTCCAGGCCCGCGAGGCGGGGCTCGGGGTCACCGCGAGGCCGCCGGACGACCGCGAGACATGGGAAGGCTGGGAGGACTCCGCGGTCCCGCCCGAGCGGCTGGGCGACTATCTGCGTGATCTGAAGAAGCTCTTCGACGAGTTCGACTACGACCACCCGTCGCTCTACGGACACTTCGGCCACGGATGCGTGCACACCCGTATCCCCTTCGGGCTCAAGACCGCTGACGGTGTGGCGGCCTTCCGGGAGTTCCTGATGAGGGCCGCCGATCTGGTCTCCTCCTACGGCGGGTCGCTGTCCGGTGAGCACGGTGACGGACAGGCACGCGGCGAGCTGCTGACCCGTATGTTCGGCGACCGGCTGGTCGCAGCGTTCGGCGAGGTCAAAGCGCTCTTCGACCCCGGCAACCGGATGAACCCGGGCAAGGTCGTCGATCCGTACCGGGTGGATGAGAACCTGCGGCTGGGGCCTCTGTGGCGCCCCCGTGACGACGACACCGAGTTCGGCTACCCGGAGGACGACCATTCGTTCACCCGGGCCGTGATGCGGTGTGTCGGTATCGGGAACTGCCGCAGCCACCAAGGCGGTGTGATGTGCCCGTCCTACCGGGCCACCGGTGAGGAGGAACACTCGACCCGGGGCCGGTCCCGGCTGCTGTTCGAGATGCTGGGCGGCCACGCCGACTCGCCCGTCACCGACGGGTGGCGCTCGGCTGAGGTCCGCGACGCCCTCGACCTGTGTCTGGCCTGCAAGGGCTGCAAGTCCGACTGCCCGACCGGTGTCGACATGGCCACGTACAAGGCCGAATTCCTCTCCCACCACTACGAGGGGCGGCTGCGGCCCGCCGCCCACTATTCGATGGGCTGGCTGCCGCTGTGGGCGCGTCTGGCACGGGTGGCGCCGGGTCTGGCCAACGCTGTCCTGCACGCCCCGGGGCTGGCGCGGATCGGCAAGCGCCTCGCCGGGGTCGCCGCCGAGCGTGAGGCGCCGCTCTTCGCCGGGGAGTCCTTCGCCGAGTGGTGGGTCCGGCGCGGCACCCCGGAGCCCGATCCCTTCGATCCGCGTACGGTCGTTCTGTGGCCCGACACCTTCAGTAACCACTTCCATCCCGGCGTGGCCAAGTCCGCGGTGCGGGTGCTGGAGGACGCCGGGTTCAAGGTGGCGGTGCCGCCCGGGACGGTGTGCTGCGGGCTCACCTGGATCTCCACCGGCCAACTCGCGACGGCGAAGCAGGTGTTGAACCGCACGCTGGACGTGCTGCGCCCATGGATCGAGGCGGGCACCCCTGTCGTCGGACTGGAGCCGTCCTGTACCGCTGTCTTCCGCTCCGACGCGCCGGAACTGATGCCCGACGACCAGGACGTGCAGCGCCTCGCGCAGCAGTTCAGGACGTTCTCCGAGCTGCTTGTCAACGACGCCCCCGATGGCTGGCAGCCGCCGTCGCTCAGCCGCACTGCCATGGTGCAGACGCACTGCCACCAGCACGCGGTGATGAAGTACGACGCCGATCGTGAGCTGATGAAGCGCGCCGGCATCGACGCTGACGTACTGGACGAGGGGTGCTGCGGTCTGGCCGGGAACTTCGGCTTCGAACGCGGCCACCACGACGTGTCCATGAAGGTCGGCGAACAGGGGGTACTGCCCGCCGTGCGCGAGGCGTCGCCCAGCGCTCTGGTCCTCGCCGACGGGTTCAGCTGCAGAACGCAGATCGAACAGGGCGACACCGGGCGCCGCGCGATGCACCTGGCCGAGGCCCTCGCGCTCGGCCTCGACCCCCATGCACCCGCGGACCATCCGGAGAAACTCACCGAACGTCCCGGCGCCTCGCCGAACGGCGCCCGCCTGACCACAGCCACGGCCCTCGCGGCCGGGGCGGCAGGGGCCGCCATCGGTGTGTGGGCGTGGCGGCGCCGCTGA
- a CDS encoding glycoside hydrolase family 15 protein, producing the protein MVTPNATDTGAAFTPHVLRDYALLADGERGALVGPQGDIAWMCAPHWDSDAVFSALIGGSGAYAVTPQDPHHVWGGSYERGSLIWHSRWITTDGPIECREALAFPGDRDRVVLLRRVLAVDRPARVRVLLEPRGGFGYDHNRHLRQHGGVWTGRTGPLRWRWTGAEAARPTDHVDGKGELLAFDLTVPPGGHHDLVLELSREALPDEPVDADLAWAATEASWARACPAPANTIATRDAHHAQAVLRGLTSSGGGMVAATTMCLPERAGTGRNYDYRYAWIRDQCYAGIAAAGVGADELLDSAVGFVSARLLEDGPHLKPAYTVTGGAVPSERELNLPGYPGGTDKVGNWVNQQFQLDSFGEALQLLAAADRRERLGPEGWGAIQAAVDAVEQVWSRPEAGLWEIDNRRWTHSRLACVGGLRAVAALPGRARDVARYASLADTILADTARTSVHADGRWQRAPDDPGVDAALLLPPVRGALPASDPRTLATLRAVREELSRDEYVYRFRHDQRALGDAEGAFLLCGFMMALAEHQQGHTVRALRFFERNRAACGSPGLFSEEYDITQRQLRGNLPQAFVHALLLECAGRLTEEPPPPG; encoded by the coding sequence ATGGTGACACCGAACGCCACCGACACCGGTGCGGCGTTCACCCCGCATGTGCTGCGCGACTACGCGCTGCTGGCCGACGGAGAGCGGGGCGCACTGGTCGGCCCGCAGGGGGACATCGCGTGGATGTGCGCTCCGCACTGGGACTCCGACGCGGTGTTCTCCGCCCTCATCGGAGGCAGTGGGGCCTACGCGGTCACCCCACAGGACCCGCACCATGTGTGGGGCGGCTCCTATGAGCGGGGAAGCCTGATCTGGCACAGCCGCTGGATCACCACCGACGGCCCCATCGAATGCCGCGAGGCGCTCGCGTTCCCCGGCGACCGCGACCGGGTGGTCCTGCTGCGCCGCGTCCTGGCAGTCGACCGCCCGGCGCGCGTACGGGTGCTGCTGGAGCCACGGGGCGGGTTCGGGTACGACCACAACCGCCACCTGAGGCAGCACGGCGGGGTATGGACGGGACGGACAGGCCCACTGCGGTGGCGCTGGACGGGCGCCGAAGCGGCGCGGCCGACCGACCACGTGGACGGCAAGGGCGAGCTGCTGGCATTCGATCTGACCGTGCCCCCGGGCGGCCACCACGACCTGGTGCTGGAGCTGTCCAGGGAGGCGCTGCCCGATGAACCGGTGGACGCGGACCTGGCATGGGCAGCCACTGAGGCGTCCTGGGCGCGGGCCTGCCCGGCGCCCGCCAACACCATCGCGACGCGCGACGCACACCATGCCCAAGCGGTCCTGCGCGGCCTGACGAGCAGTGGTGGCGGCATGGTCGCCGCGACCACGATGTGCCTGCCCGAGCGCGCGGGCACCGGCCGCAACTACGACTACCGCTACGCGTGGATCCGGGACCAGTGCTACGCGGGCATCGCTGCGGCGGGTGTCGGCGCCGACGAGCTGCTCGATTCCGCGGTGGGTTTCGTCTCCGCCCGGCTCCTCGAAGACGGGCCGCACCTCAAACCGGCCTACACCGTCACGGGCGGCGCGGTGCCCTCCGAGCGCGAGCTGAACCTGCCCGGCTATCCGGGCGGGACCGACAAGGTCGGCAACTGGGTGAACCAGCAGTTCCAGCTCGACTCGTTCGGCGAGGCCCTGCAACTGCTGGCCGCCGCTGACCGGCGCGAGCGTCTGGGCCCCGAAGGATGGGGCGCCATACAGGCCGCTGTCGACGCGGTCGAGCAGGTCTGGTCCCGGCCGGAAGCCGGCCTCTGGGAAATCGACAACCGGCGCTGGACGCACTCGCGGCTCGCCTGCGTCGGCGGCCTGCGTGCCGTCGCCGCGCTGCCGGGCAGAGCCAGGGACGTCGCCCGGTACGCATCGCTCGCCGACACGATCCTGGCCGACACCGCGCGTACCAGCGTGCACGCCGACGGCCGGTGGCAGCGGGCGCCCGACGACCCCGGCGTCGACGCGGCACTCCTGCTGCCGCCCGTTCGCGGCGCGCTGCCCGCCTCGGACCCCCGCACCCTCGCCACCCTGCGCGCCGTCCGGGAGGAGTTGTCCCGCGACGAGTACGTCTACCGCTTCCGCCACGACCAGCGGGCGCTCGGCGACGCCGAAGGGGCTTTCCTGCTGTGCGGATTCATGATGGCGCTGGCCGAGCACCAGCAGGGTCACACCGTGCGCGCCCTGCGTTTCTTCGAACGCAACCGGGCGGCATGCGGATCGCCCGGGCTGTTCTCGGAGGAGTACGACATCACACAGCGGCAGCTGCGCGGCAACCTGCCGCAGGCCTTCGTCCACGCACTGCTCCTGGAGTGCGCGGGCCGCCTCACCGAAGAGCCTCCGCCGCCCGGATAG
- a CDS encoding isochorismatase family cysteine hydrolase — protein sequence MSKSALIVIDMINTYDHPDANRLLPTVSEVVPTIARLLERARADGIPVIYVNDNFGEWRSHHGEIVDTALAAPHAELVEPIRPDDTSLFVVKARHSIFYETPLAYLLNQLGIAHVVLCGQVTEQCVLYSALDAHIRHLKVTVPRDAVAHIHDDLADAALRMMERNMSARICSTDEIEW from the coding sequence ATGAGCAAGAGCGCGCTCATCGTCATTGACATGATCAACACATATGACCACCCCGATGCGAACCGCCTCCTTCCCACCGTGTCGGAGGTGGTACCGACGATCGCCCGGCTGCTGGAACGGGCCCGCGCCGACGGCATTCCGGTGATCTACGTCAACGACAACTTCGGGGAATGGCGATCGCACCATGGCGAGATCGTCGACACCGCGCTGGCGGCCCCGCACGCGGAACTGGTCGAGCCCATCCGGCCGGACGACACGTCGCTGTTCGTGGTGAAGGCGCGACATTCGATCTTCTACGAGACGCCGCTTGCCTACCTGCTCAACCAGCTCGGCATCGCCCACGTGGTGCTCTGCGGCCAGGTCACCGAGCAGTGCGTCCTGTACTCCGCCCTCGACGCGCACATTCGGCATCTCAAGGTCACCGTCCCGCGTGACGCTGTCGCCCACATCCACGATGACCTCGCTGACGCCGCGTTGCGCATGATGGAACGCAACATGAGCGCGCGCATCTGCTCCACCGACGAGATCGAGTGGTAG